In the genome of Candidatus Nitrosotenuis sp. DW1, one region contains:
- a CDS encoding Lrp/AsnC family transcriptional regulator: protein MHKLDDLDMKLLYELTKDGSISVPNLSKKMGINASVLYSRIKRLTKKKIIKKFTVIVDEAQLGIAVKATIGINRDPKLKDAIHKQLFQTAEIVSISEVTGRFDIMVGVHAESLEQLHTIVIEKIGKIEGIQSTETFVELQKTDKEPSYLISK, encoded by the coding sequence TTGCATAAACTAGATGATTTGGATATGAAGCTCCTCTACGAATTGACTAAGGATGGAAGTATTTCAGTTCCAAACCTTTCAAAAAAGATGGGAATCAATGCATCTGTCCTGTATAGCAGAATCAAAAGACTAACCAAAAAGAAGATCATCAAAAAATTCACTGTCATAGTTGATGAAGCGCAACTTGGCATTGCCGTGAAGGCAACAATAGGAATCAACAGGGATCCGAAACTAAAGGACGCAATTCACAAGCAATTATTCCAAACTGCAGAAATCGTCTCGATCTCAGAAGTGACTGGAAGGTTTGACATCATGGTTGGAGTTCATGCAGAAAGCCTTGAGCAACTACATACAATTGTCATTGAAAAAATTGGTAAAATAGAGGGAATTCAAAGCACAGAGACTTTCGTTGAACTGCAAAAGACTGACAAAGAGCCTTCCTACCTGATTTCTAAATGA
- a CDS encoding 50S ribosomal protein L1 produces MINESELAKMIKEAKTVDKERKFRQSVEMYVILKDIDVKKGFAMNETIQLPKKLSSPTTVCIMAGGDMGLKAKSANADRVISGDEINALAANKREARKFINNYDFFLADTQLMTTVGKVLGQLLGPRGKMPVPVPFNAPIESFLDRFRSSIRVKVKNSLSLSCKVGDESMDDADLAANAHAILSAIEKKLPNGERNIRKIVIKTSMGKPIKQAQQMK; encoded by the coding sequence TTGATCAACGAGTCTGAACTAGCCAAGATGATAAAGGAAGCAAAGACAGTAGACAAAGAACGTAAGTTCAGACAGTCTGTCGAAATGTATGTGATTCTAAAGGATATTGATGTCAAGAAAGGATTTGCAATGAATGAGACAATCCAGTTGCCAAAAAAACTTAGCAGTCCAACTACAGTCTGCATAATGGCAGGCGGAGATATGGGATTAAAGGCAAAGAGTGCAAATGCAGACAGGGTTATCAGTGGCGACGAAATTAACGCACTTGCTGCAAACAAACGTGAGGCTCGTAAATTTATCAACAATTATGACTTCTTCTTGGCAGACACTCAGCTTATGACAACAGTCGGTAAAGTTTTGGGTCAGCTCTTAGGTCCAAGAGGAAAGATGCCAGTTCCAGTTCCATTTAACGCACCAATCGAATCATTCCTGGACAGATTTAGATCATCAATCAGAGTCAAGGTGAAAAACTCCCTATCATTATCGTGTAAGGTTGGTGACGAATCAATGGACGATGCTGATTTGGCTGCAAACGCACACGCAATACTAAGTGCAATTGAAAAGAAATTACCAAATGGGGAGAGAAACATTAGAAAAATAGTAATCAAAACATCAATGGGAAAACCAATCAAACAAGCACAGCAGATGAAATAA
- a CDS encoding 50S ribosomal protein L10, giving the protein MRENRTQYPKKKMQMYQELQELPKKYRVTALVRMEKVRSSQLLPLRKKFLSEVKIVSIKDQVARKALATLDVPGIAKMIESLTGQCVLMFTNMSPFKLNVLLGKNKVMMFARGGDIASIDVTVPAKNTGIAPGPMLTEFKEAGVPTKIDQGTIWITKDVTPVKKGAAVPDKLATLLQKLDIKTIEAGIALEAALEEGQAYKRSELVIDLDKYREMFARAHQEAVSLSIEAAYITQDNIKLILAKLGQGARSVAIEAGYITDDTKDAVLQKANAQAQSVASKAKGYTPA; this is encoded by the coding sequence ATGAGAGAAAACAGAACACAATATCCTAAAAAGAAAATGCAGATGTATCAAGAGCTGCAAGAACTCCCAAAAAAATACAGAGTTACGGCGCTAGTCAGAATGGAAAAAGTAAGATCATCTCAGCTTTTACCATTAAGAAAAAAATTCCTTAGCGAGGTAAAGATAGTCAGCATAAAGGACCAAGTTGCAAGAAAAGCGCTGGCCACACTTGATGTTCCTGGAATTGCAAAAATGATAGAATCACTTACTGGTCAATGCGTTTTGATGTTTACAAACATGTCACCGTTTAAGCTAAACGTTCTTCTCGGCAAGAACAAAGTAATGATGTTTGCACGTGGCGGAGACATTGCAAGCATCGACGTTACAGTTCCAGCAAAGAACACCGGAATCGCACCAGGCCCAATGCTGACAGAGTTCAAAGAGGCAGGAGTTCCAACAAAGATCGACCAAGGAACAATTTGGATTACAAAGGATGTCACTCCAGTCAAAAAGGGCGCGGCAGTGCCAGACAAGCTAGCTACGCTATTACAGAAACTTGACATAAAGACAATCGAGGCAGGAATCGCCCTGGAGGCAGCACTTGAGGAAGGACAGGCATACAAACGATCAGAATTGGTAATCGACCTTGACAAATACAGAGAAATGTTTGCAAGAGCACACCAAGAAGCAGTATCACTATCAATCGAGGCAGCATACATCACACAAGACAACATAAAGCTCATTTTGGCAAAACTAGGCCAAGGCGCCCGCTCTGTCGCAATCGAGGCAGGCTACATTACAGACGATACGAAAGACGCAGTCCTGCAAAAGGCAAATGCCCAAGCACAGTCGGTTGCCTCAAAGGCAAAAGGCTACACTCCAGCGTAA
- the rpl12p gene encoding 50S ribosomal protein P1, translating into MEYVYAALILHKLKKEINEANITSIIKATGESANDAQVKALVSALADVNIEEAIKAAPVAVAAAPAAAAAPAGGGEAKKDEAAAGKSEEQAMEGLASLFG; encoded by the coding sequence ATGGAATACGTCTACGCTGCATTAATTCTGCACAAACTGAAAAAGGAAATTAATGAAGCTAACATTACTAGTATAATCAAAGCCACTGGCGAATCAGCAAATGATGCCCAGGTGAAGGCTCTAGTGTCTGCACTTGCCGATGTTAACATCGAAGAGGCAATCAAGGCAGCACCAGTAGCAGTTGCAGCAGCACCAGCCGCAGCAGCAGCACCAGCAGGTGGCGGAGAAGCAAAGAAAGATGAGGCAGCAGCAGGAAAATCTGAAGAACAAGCAATGGAAGGCCTCGCTTCACTGTTCGGCTAA
- a CDS encoding trimeric intracellular cation channel family protein, with amino-acid sequence MPDISFAILIYVFDLFGTMAFAVTGAFKAIEHKSDIVGIIILSIITGVAGGTIRDVIIGKFPPNSISDPSYVIVSVASAVALFFLYPHLKKHWNVFLKFDAIGLGVFSITGATFAYSIFGLNFLAMTFAGILSAVGGGILRDVFVNEVPIIFVKELYATASFVGVAVFFLLLVGGIPLYVASITGIIIITFLRLVAMKYNWNLPRAREK; translated from the coding sequence TTGCCAGACATATCGTTTGCCATTCTGATTTACGTCTTTGATCTCTTTGGGACGATGGCATTTGCAGTGACAGGCGCATTCAAGGCAATCGAGCACAAGTCCGACATTGTCGGAATAATAATTCTCTCCATTATCACCGGCGTTGCGGGAGGAACCATCCGCGATGTCATAATAGGCAAGTTTCCCCCAAACTCCATTTCAGATCCGTCATACGTGATAGTGTCTGTCGCATCTGCCGTTGCACTGTTTTTCCTTTATCCACATTTGAAAAAGCACTGGAACGTATTTTTGAAATTTGACGCAATAGGACTGGGCGTTTTTTCCATAACTGGTGCGACCTTTGCGTACAGTATTTTTGGGCTTAACTTTCTTGCAATGACATTTGCAGGAATTCTTAGTGCAGTTGGAGGGGGTATACTCAGAGACGTTTTTGTGAACGAGGTTCCAATTATTTTTGTAAAGGAGCTATATGCAACTGCAAGCTTTGTAGGAGTTGCAGTCTTTTTCTTGCTTCTAGTTGGTGGTATACCGCTGTATGTTGCGTCTATAACTGGAATCATAATTATCACGTTTCTGCGACTTGTCGCAATGAAATACAACTGGAATTTGCCGCGGGCTAGGGAAAAATAG